In Horticoccus luteus, the following proteins share a genomic window:
- the lepB gene encoding signal peptidase I, whose product MFGLFASQEKKMRANAGNWLELADKVWHYRRDQLTPPEAKELLARTEHLRQAVKAKADAAKLKLGIEALEPVLRRVGGKIYPKSSLVENVEFFVVAAIVVLGFRAYFVQPFKIPTNSMWPTYYGMTAENFPPGSDLPGPIARAFRFVAFGAQRIEADAPVEGQVTADFFESGGMARAMAYKVVSGRSWLVLPTQLKEYTFYVNGEPTHVRVPLDFHDVDSVVQETYFGGPEKFASFAEQQARSGQPEKGVLKISDQAGYARVVRLPLGKHVTAGAPVIRFDLMTGDQLFVDRFSYNFVRPSVGSGFVFRTGHIPGIANQFGDQYYIKRLVGVPGDTIAIRDYRLYRNGVPETGAAAFEKNAQRVEKYPGYRAEGSLANGGTMTVPADGFLALGDNSANSEDGRFWGYVPAKDAVGRPLFIYYPFTKRWGPAK is encoded by the coding sequence CCCAGGAAAAAAAGATGCGGGCCAATGCCGGCAACTGGCTGGAGTTGGCCGACAAGGTCTGGCACTACCGGCGTGACCAACTCACGCCGCCCGAGGCGAAAGAACTTCTCGCGCGCACCGAGCACTTACGGCAGGCGGTCAAAGCGAAGGCCGACGCCGCCAAACTGAAGCTCGGTATTGAAGCGTTGGAGCCGGTGCTGCGGCGCGTCGGAGGAAAGATTTATCCGAAATCCTCGTTGGTGGAAAACGTGGAGTTCTTCGTGGTGGCGGCGATCGTCGTGCTCGGATTCCGCGCGTATTTCGTCCAGCCATTCAAGATCCCGACCAACTCGATGTGGCCGACGTATTACGGGATGACGGCGGAGAATTTTCCGCCCGGCAGCGATCTGCCGGGACCGATCGCGCGAGCGTTCCGCTTTGTCGCGTTCGGCGCGCAACGAATCGAAGCGGACGCGCCGGTCGAGGGGCAGGTGACGGCGGATTTTTTTGAGAGCGGCGGCATGGCCCGGGCCATGGCGTATAAAGTCGTGAGTGGCCGCTCCTGGCTCGTGCTGCCGACGCAGTTGAAGGAATACACGTTTTACGTGAACGGCGAACCGACCCACGTGAGAGTGCCGCTGGATTTCCACGACGTGGATTCGGTGGTGCAGGAAACCTATTTCGGCGGGCCGGAGAAATTTGCGTCTTTCGCGGAGCAGCAGGCTCGGTCTGGTCAACCGGAGAAAGGGGTGCTGAAAATCAGCGACCAAGCCGGTTACGCGCGCGTAGTTCGGCTGCCGCTGGGCAAGCATGTCACGGCCGGAGCTCCGGTCATCCGTTTCGATCTCATGACGGGCGATCAGCTTTTCGTGGATCGGTTCAGCTATAATTTCGTGCGCCCCTCGGTCGGTTCGGGGTTTGTTTTCCGCACCGGCCACATTCCGGGAATCGCCAACCAGTTCGGCGACCAGTATTACATCAAACGTCTCGTCGGCGTGCCGGGAGATACCATCGCGATCAGAGATTACCGGCTTTACCGAAACGGCGTGCCGGAGACAGGCGCTGCGGCTTTTGAGAAGAATGCGCAGCGCGTGGAAAAGTATCCCGGTTATCGCGCCGAGGGCAGTCTGGCGAACGGCGGCACGATGACCGTGCCCGCGGACGGGTTTCTGGCGTTGGGCGATAATTCGGCGAACAGCGAGGACGGACGTTTCTGGGGATACGTGCCGGCGAAAGACGCAGTAGGGCGTCCGCTGTTCATCTATTATCCGTTTACGAAGCGCTGGGGACCGGCGAAGTGA